The following coding sequences lie in one Takifugu rubripes chromosome 8, fTakRub1.2, whole genome shotgun sequence genomic window:
- the cenpl gene encoding centromere protein L, producing the protein MFKLVSVFLPTASVGGAHMDGKQSSVTMTPADSAVVQRRNKSKYRLSYRSGLGAASRLCLTPALTTRRLSTSRKAPKINITENVSPEHVALLMKTEWQLSYVTPLYQFRHTQLKNYSRQLAAFLAAEKQQGLAVEVEGMQSSFTVCFSVLQGMVMTDDDPETVLIQIQSKPVFPKKNEPQKPVWSGWLTCINGNVEYLRSLPKDFTCLPLFCSSGPEAFTSVIKSWLQQNFDCCFGQLEISHTSLQWLMALWTNCHAESGIQHLKMIWTLPAEPPLQVTYMVEPQDAWVLWNSLRNSQKHPENTGDDPEEDNIDIGEVKRFVQALKSHFYRHFRLDLSAGRLSQVSTALGSAKCNGRIKMSNSRYMITTLMLLTECALFKMPI; encoded by the exons ATGTTCAAACTTGTTTCCGTTTTTCTGCCTACTGCTTCGGTCGGAGGGGCACACATGGATGGAAAACAAAGCAG CGTCACCATGACTCCTGCTGACAGTGCTGTAGTTCAGCGGAGAAACAAAAGCAAGTACCGGCTGTCGTATCGAAGTGGCTTAGGAGCTGCTTCAAGACTCTGCCTGACCCCAGCACTGACAACCAGGCGCCTGAGCACCAGCAGAAAGGCTCCAAAGATAAATATCACT GAGAATGTGAGTCCGGAGCATGTGGCGTTGCTGATGAAAACAGAATGGCAGCTGTCTTACGTGACTCCCCTCTATCAGTTCCGACACACTCAACTGAAGAACTACTCCAGGCAGCTTGCTGCGTTTCTtgctgcagagaagcagcagggcTTGGCGGTAGAAGTGGAGGGAATGCAGAGCAGTTTCACAGTCTGTTTCTCCGTGCTGCAGGGAATGGTCATGACAGACGACGATCCTGAAACTGTCCTCATACAG ATTCAGTCAAAGCCAGTTTTTCCCAAAAAGAATGAGCCTCAGAAGCCGGTATGGAGTGGTTGGCTGACCTGCATCAATGGCAATGTCGAATACCTGCGCTCTCTCCCTAAGGACTTCACCTGCCTCCCCCTTTTCTGCAGCAGTGGGCCGGAGGCTTTCACCTCAGTTATCAAATCTTGGCTACAGCAGAACTTTGACTGCTGTTTTGGCCAGCTGGAGATCAGCCACACGAGTCTCCAGTGGTTGATGGCATTATGGACTAATTGCCATGCCGAGTCTGGCATCCAGCACCTCAAGATGATCTGGACTCTCCCGGCAGAGCCGCCGCTGCAGGTTACCTACATGGTGGAACCACAGGATGCCTGGGTGTTGTGGAACAGTCTGAGAAATTCTCAGAAGCATCCAGAAAATACAGGAGACGACCCGGAGGAGGATAACATTGATATCGGGGAAGTGAAGAGGTTCGTCCAGGCGCTGAAAAGCCACTTCTACAGACATTTCCGACTGGATCTCTCAGCAGGAAGGCTGAGTCAGGTCTCCACAGCGCTAGGATCAGCCAAATGTAATGGCAGGATCAAG ATGTCCAACAGCAGATACATGATCACCACCTTGATGCTGCTGACAGAGTGTGCTCTATTCAAAATGCCCATCTGA